One window of the Anguilla rostrata isolate EN2019 chromosome 13, ASM1855537v3, whole genome shotgun sequence genome contains the following:
- the kiss1 gene encoding metastasis-suppressor KiSS-1, whose protein sequence is MTDMLWARSAPAPFSHATILLLTVVSMVTVRFGETRSLRYTPYTADEDPEIAAMRVLRQMNEELSTEAPPSPHRPAHWPTALANPLPGGAGLPRRSWWWYPEVPPQQAKKRENFSSYNWNSFGLRYGK, encoded by the exons ATGACAGACATGCTGTGGGCCAGATCTGCCCCAGCTCCCTTCTCCCATGCCACCATTCTGCTGTTGACCGTGGTCTCCATGGTGACCGTCAGGTTTGGGGAGACCAGGTCTCTTAGGTACACCCCGTACACTGCAG ATGAAGACCCAGAGATTGCAGCCATGCGGGTCCTGAGGCAAATGAACGAGGAGCTGTCGAccgaggccccgccctccccgcaCCGCCCCGCCCACTGGCCCACGGCACTGGCCAATCCACTGCCGGGAGGGGCCGGCCTTCCCAGGAGGTCGTGGTGGTGGTACCCCGAGGTGCCGCCACAACAGGCCAAGAAGCGGGAAAACTTCTCCTCCTACAACTGGAACTCTTTCGGTTTACGTTATGGGAAATGA